The Halorussus gelatinilyticus genome contains the following window.
CGCACTCTGCGGGCACCACCCCTCGAAAAACGTCGATGAAAAAGGTCGCTCACTCCGTTCGCTCGCGGTCGATTATCCTTCGAAACCGTCCTCGAACCGGAACGTGCCGTTACGCTGGACGATTTCCCCGTCCACCTCGATGTAGGAGTCCTCGGCCATGTCCACGATCATGTCCACGTGGACCGCGCTCTCGTTGCCGGTCTCGCCCTCGGGCAGGCACTCGTCGTAGGCCCGTCCGACCGCGAGGTGGATGGTGTCGCCCATCTTCTCGTCGAAGAGCATGTTGTAGGTGAACCGGTCGATGTCGCGGTTCATCCCGATGCCGAGTTCGCCGAGTCGCTTCGCCCCCTCGTCGGTGTCGAGAATCTGGCCCAGCACGTCCTCGTTCTTGCTGGCTCCGTACTCCACGACCTCGCCGTCCTCGAACCGGAGGTAGCCGTCGTTGACCTCGTGGCCCTCGTGGACGAGGGGCTTGTCGAACAGCACTTCGCCCTCCACCGAGTCGGCGACCGGCGCGGTGAACACCTCGCCGCCGGGTAGGTTGTTCTTCGCGTGGTCGTTGATGGTGGTCATCCCCTCGATGCTCATCCGGAGGTCGGTCGAGTCCCCCGAGACGACGTGGACCTCCTCGCCGGCG
Protein-coding sequences here:
- a CDS encoding aminopeptidase produces the protein MDPRVRDHAETVVDHSTEIEAGDNVVVSASSAAEDLTLALCETIGERGAFPFHVSFRKDRTRAAFLEAVAPEDLDTPDHELALAEAADVWIHVRAHDNVAEMSAVDSDTMSAFRKAQLPVREEILDTTWVLTQYPAPADAQNAEMSTEEYEEFVWSAIGKDWSEQKAHQQRMVEILDAGEEVHVVSGDSTDLRMSIEGMTTINDHAKNNLPGGEVFTAPVADSVEGEVLFDKPLVHEGHEVNDGYLRFEDGEVVEYGASKNEDVLGQILDTDEGAKRLGELGIGMNRDIDRFTYNMLFDEKMGDTIHLAVGRAYDECLPEGETGNESAVHVDMIVDMAEDSYIEVDGEIVQRNGTFRFEDGFEG